In Dermochelys coriacea isolate rDerCor1 chromosome 4, rDerCor1.pri.v4, whole genome shotgun sequence, the sequence GCAAGGTGATACTATATGAAAGAACATCATTTAGTAAAGGACTCTGAGTCTTTCCTCTCCTGTATAGGAAATGTTTTTCATTGGGGCAACTAGGGTGGGGTAGTATTTAAATTCTGAGATGTTACTAAGTTGCAGTGTCAAATACAGCACTCTTAgataaggctgcaagtttgtcatggAGGCTTCCATGACTTTTGCAGCAGCCGGTGCAGCCGACTCTGGGGCTGCCAGAGCATTACACCCTCAGGAGTAGCAGGAGACTTTTGGGttgggggcctcagggctgggggttggggcgcgggaggaggtgaggtctctgggcggtgcttacctttGGGCCGCTCCCCGGAAGCGGCAACACATCCCTTCCTCGGCTcctagctccacgtgctgcctctgcccgcaggcattgcccctgtagctcccattgttGGTGGTTCCTAGTCAGTGGGAACTGCGAAGCTAGGAGTTTAAGGAGGGACATGTCGGTGCTTCTGAGAAGCCAAGCAGGGAGCCTACCAGCTCCAccaagctcctcccccccagcaccacagGAGTCCTGGGCTACTCCCGCCTGAGCACTGACCGTGCCCCCCTGGATCACCCCTCCAGAGCACACCTCCCCCCCGCAGCACTCACAGCGCCTCCaggctgtttcccccccccccccccccccagcacctgtggtGGCCCCGGGCCTCCCCCCTACGAGCACCCGCAGCACTCCCAAGATTTAGTCAAGGGTATAGTACAAGTCAGGTCcggtcatgggccgtgaattttgGTTTACTGCttgtgacctgttcatgacttttattaaaaataccagtgactaaaATGTAGACTTACTCTTAGACgtacaaaaaaatatttcttatgcTTTTAAAGATATACTGAtaacctttaatttttttcatattgactaaaaaaaaaatcagttcctgTTAGAATACCCTTTAAGTAGTATGCCTTATAGATCAGATAACATCAGCTATGTTGAAATGTAGGTGATACTATATGAAAGAACATCATTTAGTAAAGGACTCTTAGTCTTTCTCTCCTGTATAGGGAATGTTTTTCATTGGGCAACTAGGGTGGGGTAGTATTTAAATTCTGAGATGTTACTAAGTTGCAGTGTCAAATACAGCACTCTTAgataaggctgcaagtttgtcatggAGGCTTCCATGACTTTTGGAAATATCTTAAACATTATAATTATATTGTACTTTGGATTATGAGATGATCTATGTTGGAATTTggtaaaatatcatttaaaaataaaattggtatACCATTTTCCTTAACTTGCTCACATCTGCAAACTATATTTGATTGGAATGTTAAAGAGTTATTTCTGTATTTATCTGCAGAATATTCAACAAAAAACAATGTAAGtatgaaatataaaatttaaacaattaaaattatttgGTTTAGCTGCTATATAACATGCTGTAATCATCCTAGGAGAGATTATGGTACAAAATTTTCATACTATTTTGACTTATTCCTGCAATTCCTAGACTTTTGCTTTTGCTGATATTTAATAATAAGAATTCCAAATGTTACATCTTTTGACTTTCTGAAATAGTGACATACAACTTTCGATACATAGCCCTTTGGCGCCATTGTCACTTAAAACTGCTATTCTCAACTGTTTCAACTGGTACCGCTATTCTGCCACTGTAGAGAGGTCAGAATTTtcctaaaatgatttttaaaattcattctcAAGACTGTCACTACCTAATCTGTTTTTAATGACTATTTAAATAAAGTAATATTCCATCTATACTGGTAGCACAACTGCACTGCTGAATCAATTTTTAGAATTCTCTGTTTCATTAGTTAGGCTTTAAGAGTCTATCTTGTTTTATATTTCATAAGTTCAGTTCATAAACAGCCAACTCTTATAAATTGGTACATTATAGTGGTATATTTTAGTCCTTTGTTCAAATTGTATCAAACTCGGAATTTTGTCTGGTGTCAACCCCAATATGGCAGATCATCATTGCTGAGTAAGTAATTCAGAAGAGATGCATAAAACCTCTTATGAATTCAGGACACGTTACTGAGGTTCAGTTATTCTTACAAATCTGAATACAGTAGTAATTcataaaaaacactgaaaaatttgAACAAAACGATAGGATTTGACTTCAGTACAACTCACATCTTTCATTCTTGAGACAATGTCCAAATAAAAGTTATATAGTTTGAAATCACTTTTACTTTTGCAGTTGTAATTACAATTAAACACTAGCATCCTTGACCCATCATACTTTCTACTGGTATGTCTTTAAAATCTGCTATCCTTAAAATAAGGTTCTGTCAGATCTGTTATCTCtgccatatttaaatattttagtggTAAACCTTTGTTCTTGTGAGACATAGTTCTATTACACTTGCAATCCATAAAACAAAGTTTATGCTCTGCAATTTGTTTCTTGAATCAATAATGCTTTGTAATTTCCAGTGATCGGATATACTTAATTGTGTTAACTCAGTGATTAATTTTAATTGTAGGCCCTGAACCAGGTTGTCCTTTGGGACAAGATCATTTTGAGAGGAGATAGTCCAAAGCTGTTACTAAAAGACATGAAatcaaaatactttttctttgatGATGGAAATGGTCTCAAGTGAGTAAATTACATTTCTTTGTAGTGTAGCTCTTCTGTACTCTGGATATTTGTGTGTTGCTGAGGTAGGGGTGGGAGAGAGGTAGGGTGGGGGGAATATGAATATTTAACAGCTTATTACgttcttttaaattttataattgtTTCAAGACTATTACATCTTCATAAATCAGCTGATGAGATGTGCTATGTGGTAGAGATCCAGACCTCCACGGTCTACCCCCCAGTTCACTGGGCTGAAAAGCAAGTGGCTGCCAGAAGCACTTGGCTGCCAGGTTTCAGCCTGTGCCTGCAGAGCTAGGGTCATGTCCTGCAAGGTCTGGAGAACCCTCAACTACTTTGCAGGAAAGGTATCTGGACTCTAGGTCATATTCCATGCAGTAGCTTTGTGCAAATACTGTAAACCAATGCAAACTGTGTAAATTTAAAATGCCCATTATTTCTGGCTCACAGAAAAGTATTCATATTCAAGGTAACTTATGCCTTTATAAGTTGAGTATTTTTTCTGatgatttattttgattttacagaggaaaCAGAAACGTCACTTTGACTCTCTCCTGGAACGTTGTACCAAATGCTGGCATTCTACCTCTTGTGACAGGATCAGGACATGTATCTGTTCCATTCCCAGATACTTATGAAACAGCAAAAAGTTATTAAATTATTATACTGAATCCTAAGCAATGTATTTTTATACTTGTATATTATGAATACATTTTATCACTTTCTCCTCCTATCCCCTGCAGCTCTCCAGTCAAAGGTACTTGATTTCTTTGGCTCTAACTGAGTACgaaaaaaaagctgaaatttaggcttttttttttttttttttttttttaattttaaataaaacactgaTGCTGAAACTTACAGGAAAGGTGAACTGATGGtttaaattttttgaaaaactaactttttttttgttggccATGTGAGTAGAAAAATGTTTCttataaataaacatttaaaaccaGAACATagtctgattattttaaaatttattataaaaGTTCTTTATGTAATCCTTCTAAAGCCCGATGCACAAAATTACAGTGTTGTAGCCAAAAATGTAGTACTTGCAGGTTCATAGGCACTGTGGCTATTGTATTGTATTCTTCAGCTGAATGCTGAATTAGGGTAGATTGTTTCTGTCTAGTAGCATCAAAAGCCACTCTGTAGAAATCGTTGCTCTTCATTATCCATGAGCCATCAATCAGGAGTATTTTAGTACTATTCCAGCTCAAATTTGATGTTGGTTAAACAGAAATCCTTATTTGAAAGATTTATGTAATATTCGTTGATTTAACGAGAGTGTGCCATTGATGTAACAAGAATAtatgttttgtgtttaaaaaaaacacacatcttTTAAGAGCTGTTTATACAACATAGATACCAGTAGAAATCATAAGCAGGATAAAACAGTGGAAAAATACCTCTAGCATAtaaattggcattttttttttgcttatttgaAAAAGCTTAATATTAACCAAGTGTGCATTTTTTTTCCCACGTGTACAAATAATTTTGGATTAATTAAAGTCAGAAGATCATCTTAAAGCATTTAGGATGTGTTGTGcagtatacaaaataaataaaaaaaaaaaaagtatgagcAAGAATAATCCAAAATAAAAAAGTACTTACAAAATATGATTTTCTTGTAAAATATTTGGAATTCTTGACTTTCAGTATTATAGAcaagtaaaattaaaatatagtaaaagtgtgaaaataaaaattagactttcatgagaataaattaaaaagattgggactacTTAGCAATGAGGTAAATAGGTTGTAGAATAGTATACAAAATGAGTTGTGTACAGAAGGTAAAGGGGCCACTGTCCTTCACTTTTTCACAGTACAAGCACAAGGAGACCTTCAGTGAAATTGGAAGGCTACAAATTAAAACCTGATCAAAAGAAATATTATCTTGTACAATTCATAGTAAATCTGTGAAGTTCATTACCCAAGAGCTGAGATCAACAGCTtagcagaatttttaaaaggattaaacattttatataaaatcagTCAGTTTTACTAGATAAGataatataaaactgcatgggATACTTGGGTTCAGCAAGGAATATCCTTTTTTGGGCatattattccataattgtctacTATGAAATATATTTCTCCTTCCCCTAAAGTATCTGATAGCAGTAATTATCAAAGACAGGACAGTAGATTGGCCATTGATCAGCTCCTCTATGACAAACCTATGTTGTAAGTGAGTTgactccaatttaaaaaaaaaaaaaggctttcaaACAGTTTGTATAGGGCCACCTTTTCCTCCCTGCATCCTGTTCCTTGTGAGGAGGGATAACAGCATAGCCTGCCACCCACATACCGTTAGGATTGCAGAAAATTCTTGCTCTGATTCTGTGAATCCTAGGTCATCCATGTGGAGTGgcaatagggtgaccaggtgttcTGATTTTTTGTACGGACAAGCCTGATATTCAGGGCATTGTCTTATATTGTCTAttacttccccacccccagtcctgatttttcatacttgctatctcgACACTCTAAATGGCAACTTAGTGTCTGCGCTGTTACTGGCTTTTTCTGTTGTGTGGCTCCTTCCCCTTGTGAGAAGGGTAGAAAGTGGATCATACCTCGATGCATACAATTAGTAGCATTATTTAAAAGGGCACTGGACTATGTGATAAAAGAAATCTGCATAAGAATCTACATaggacaagatttttaaaagtgccttgaTTTTTGGATTCCTCCTTTTTATGTGTTCAACTTGTGACATTTTAAAGAGCCCAGATTTTTCagatggtgggtgctcagcacttcccatTTCCAAACATCAGGCCTTTTTAAGATATCTCAGGTTGGGTACTGACAAAATTGTTGCTCCTGAAAAGCTTGACCATACAGTGTAAAACAGCTGATCTGTAGCTCTGCGCTCAAGTATACAATATATCTTTGTATTCACATGTTTCTTTGGAGGGATTGTTAGTGGGGTTCTGCCAACCTGATTTCTGTACACTTAATGTGTTTGCTCTTGTCTGCTTTGCTGCAGAGAGAAACACCTCACAGTTTGGGTCGCTAAAATACAAATTTTGTACTGCATCTTAATAAACTATTCCTAAGTATTCCTAAATAAAGTATTCCTGAGTATAAAGACTCTTACCTTGTTGATACAGAATCTTATAATTGCTAAAATTGATAGATGTTAATGAAGTTAAAGCAATGTGTACAAATTTCAATTATGTTGTCTcaattatatgaaaatattttgcccTTTTTTGGTGGTAAAGGAATATCACTTGGTCTCTGCTTCTGCCATTTGTTAACTAAGATTAACATTTacacaaatgaacaaaaaaatcaaattgataAATTGGTGTATTCTCCTGGCTTTCCTAAAGGATAATCTGTccttactataaaaagaaaaggagtacttgtggcaccttagagactaacaaatttattagagcataagctttcgtgagctacagctcacttcatcggatgcatttggtggaaaaaacagaggagagatttatatacacacacacacacacacagagaacatgaaacaatgggtttatcatacacactgtaaggagagtgatcacttaagataagccatcaccaacagcaggggggggaaggaggaaaacctttcatggtgacaagcaggtaggctaattccagcagttaacaagaatatcagaggaacagtggggggtggggtgggagggagaaataccatggggaaatagttttactttgtgtaatgactcatccattcccagtctctattcaagcctaagttaattgtatccagtttgcaaattaattccaattcagcagtctctccttggagtctgtttttgaagcttttttgttgaaggatagccactcttaggtctgtgatcgagtgaccagagagattgaagtgttctccaactggtttttgaatgttataattcttgacgtctgatttgtgtccattcattcttttacgtagagactgtccagtttggccaatgtacatggcagaggggcattgctggcacatgatggcatctatcacattggtagatgcgcaggtgaacgagcctctgatggtgtggctgatgtgattaggccctatgatggtatcccctgaatagatatgtggacagagttggcaacgggctttgttgcaaggataggttcctgggttagtggttctgttgtgtggtgtgtggttgctggtgagtatttgcttcagattggggggctgtctgtaagcaaggactggtctgtctcccaagatctgagagagcgatggctcgtccttcaggataggttgtagatccttgatgatgcgttggaggggttttagttgggggctgaaggtgatggctagtggcgttctgttgttttctttgttgggcctgtcctgtagtaggtgacttctgggtactcttctggctctgtcaatctgtttcttcacttcagcaggtgggtactgtagttgtaggaatgcatgatagagatcttgtaggtgtttgtctctgtctgaggggttggagcaaatgcggttatatcgtagcgcttggctgtagacaatggatcgagtggtatgatctggatgaaagctagaggcatgtaggtaggaatagcggtcagtaggtttccgatatagggtggtgtttatgtgaccatcgcttattagcaccgtagtgtccaggaagtggatctcttgtgtggactggtccaggctgaggttgatggtgggatggaaattgttgaaatcatggtggaattcctcaagagcttcttttccatgggtccagatgatgaagatgtcatcaatgtagcgcaagtagagtaggggcattagggaacgagagctgaggaagcgttgttctaagtcagccataaaaatgttggcatactgtggggccatgcgggtacccatcgcagtgccgctgatttgaaggtatacattgtcaccaaatgtgaaatagttatgggtcaggacaaagtcacaaagttcagccaccaggttagctgtgacagtatcggggatactgttcctgacggcttgtagtccatctttgtgtggaatgttggtgtagagggcttctacatccatagtggctaggatggtgtttttagaaagatcaccaatggactgtagtttcctcaggaaatcggtggtgtctcgaagatagctgggagtgctggtaacgaagggtctgaggagggagtctacatagccagacaatcctgctgtcagggtgccaatgcctgagatgatggggcgtccaggatttccaggtttatggatcttgggtagcagatagaataccccaggtcggggctccaggggtgtgtctgtgtggatttgttcttgtgctttttcagggagtttcttgagcaaatgctgtagtttcttttggtaactctcagtgggatcagagggtaatggcttgtagaaagtggtgttggagagctgcctagtagcctcttgttcatactccgacctattcatgatgacgacagcacctcctttgtcagcctttttgattatgatgtccgagttgtttctgaggctgtggatggcactgtgttttgcatggctgaggttatggggtaagcgatgctgcttttccacaatttcagctcgtgcacgtcggcggaagcactctatgtagaaatccaggctgctgtttcgaccttcaggaggagtccacccagaatccttctttttgtagtgttggcaggaaggtctctgtgggttaatatgttggtcagaggtgtgttggaaatattccttgagtctgagacgtcgaaaataggattctaggtcaccacagaactgtatcatgttcgtgggggtggaggggcaaaaggagaggccccgagataggacagattcttctgctgggctaagagtatagttggatagattaacaatattgctgggtgggttaggggaaccattgttgtggccctttgtggcatatagtagtttagatagcttagtgtcctttttcttttgtagagaagcaaagtgtgttttgtaaatggtttgtctagtttttgtaaatggtttgtctagtttttgtaaagtccagccacgaggaagtttgtgtggaaggttggttctttaccgttttctgtagaggatgttgatcaggtggttccgcagtttctttgagagtgtgtggcacaagctgtcagcatagtctgtgtggtatgtagattgtaatggattttttaccttcagtcctttcggtatgatgtccatctgtttgcatttggagctgtagctcacgaaagcttatgctctaataaatttgttagtctctaaggtgccacaggtactccttttctttttgcgaatacagactaacatggctgctactcttaaacctgtcaTTTAGAAGTACTTCATACAAGTGTATAAAGCACACCATTTGAAAGTTACGGCAGCAGCTGTTGCAGGATGCTCAGACCAGCGATCTGTTACTGAAGCGCCTCATCTCAGAAATTGTTCTTTCCCATGCTCTCCAATTTTGGCATACTCCTGGCTTTTCTTCTCCAATACTTTATCTAGCCTCTATCTCTGGTCTCTATTATGCCATTATTTTTACAGGGACTGATTTACCAAATCTACTAATTGGTGTCGAGACTGGTGCAAATTTTATGCCTTTTATCTGTTAACTTGATTTGTGGCCTGGTTGAAACAGCACATGTATTCACACAGGAGGAAGGCACTGCAGTCGAGATCCAGCCATGATCTAGTTATAGGGTATAGAAATTCTCACTTGGGTTCCATCAGAACATGTAGTAGAGAGAGGAGTCTGAAGCCAGAAGAATCCATTCTACTTTGGTATAGCTTGCCCAATATCTACTGAGGAAGAGGAAAACCCAGCAGTCTGTGCTATTTCAACCAGGCCACAAGAATCAAATGAACAGATAAgaatttaaattactttttacaCTATCcgctttgaaacaaacaaaataaaaattgcaagTCTGATCTTACATTAAGGTTGTAATCttgttggggcagggattggtctttgttctgtttgtacagtgcttagcacaacaggatcctggtctatgactagagctcctaggcaCTAAAGTAATACAAAAAGGACATTCAAGAAACTGTCACAATGGCTACTTGGTATCATACTACCACTCTTCCATTGACTGTCCTGTCCTTTCATCATCTTCCACTGACTTTTCCCTAAAGTGATATGGTCCTGGAGAATAGACTTGAGAGTAAAAATTGCAAAaaatctaagtgatttaggagccttaggtcacttttgaaaaaaattactcTGCTGCTTTCTCCACTTGTCCTCCAGGCACCTGTTCTCTCTGTTCAGATGCTATCTTGATACACGTTTTTCACAAAGGCTCCTACTGGTCATGCACTAAAGAAGGGTGAGTGGTAGAAAATATACAGCTTGTGAGGCTTGACCATCTTTTGCTGATACAGTGCTTTGCAAGTCTTAATTGTATATGTAATTTACAATGTGAATATTTTGGGAATTACCAAGTCTTCCTCTGTTTTGTGCAAGATTTTGGACTGAGTCCTCATATAATAAAAAGACACTGTTTATGTTAAGTAACCATGTATAAAAGTCACTATTTATAAATAGATATCAGTTACAGATTTTAGCAAGTCAGAAGTTGCTTATAACTATCTGACAGATTGGGGATCGGTCTGTCATTGTCTACTCCATGTCAGtacctgaaacaatgggtttcacaCTCTCTGCTTTGTATTGTAACCTTAATGGGGTGTGATCTCTTGTGGGTGAAAGCAGATATTTTGAGGCCGTGATTTGACACCTGGTGGAAAGACTGTCAGAGATGTGACTGGGCAATCGACTCTGAATTACTCTTTCTTGCTGGAACATTGACTTTGAATGACTTTACACAGAAGCAAAAGGGTGGAGAAGGCTGAGCTTGGACTCTCGTGCCCACAACACATAGGCAAATACAGGACAAATGGTTTTAAAAGAGTAGGTTTACCATATTTCAtgttcccaaaaagaggacactgtGGGAAAGGGATTTGGAGAGGGCAGTGCCGCTCCCTGTGAGTGGCAGGGAGGCTGGTGAAAGCCCAGAACGCAGTGACAGCCATCAGTCAGCCACTCCCTGTGGGacccccttcccagagctgggggctgggtgggtgggatctggcagctgtggctgctggggaatAGACTAATCAAGAAGTGGACTAATGGGAATTGTTTTGGAGCTGCAGCATCTGCTCTGCAAAAATTCTGGACATTGCCTGTTTGAAAAATCTGCCAGGATGGGGTGAAGACTCAAAAAAGAGGCAGTGTCCTGGAAAAACAGGATATTGGTAACCCTATAAAAGAGGGATACTTCTTTCAGAATGGACAGGTAACCATGATATGCAAGAGGATCAAGGCAGGAAGGACTGCCTGGTGTAAGGATGCTGACCaatgtcaggactcctggggggAGAGATTGGAACAGAGGGGTTGCTTTACAGGTTTCTGTTGATTTTCATAGAACTGTAACTCTATTGCTATTAGACTGTGATCGTGGTTAAAAATTTCTTTGCTAAGCCTGTGGTCCTTGTTTTCCTGCCATGTTATCCCTGAAGAGTTTAATCAAGGTACCAGAGCTCCCACAGCCAGGTCAGCTCTGGCGGAACATGCCTAAGTAATTGGGCCTCTGGAAGGCTGAGGCACTTTTTGCAGGGTGTAAGGTGGCTGTACTTCAGGGTCCCACGGCCCAAGAAAGAGCTCAGACACGGGGCCTGAACCTGCATGTGCCTGGGAGACCCAGAGCTAGCTACGGGGATCAGTCGCTATTCAGACATAGGGGTTAAGGAGAACATGGGACCCAGGATTTGGGGCTGTTTACAATAGACTGGTGTTTGCCCAGAGAAAGGACTGAACCAGGTTGCAACATCATCTATAACACTTTCTACTGATGTACTTATAACCATCAGTAATGCAAACTACTCATAGCTATGATGTTGAATAATCATTTATGaaccttttataaataaattcCATTTTTGAATAATTAGGCAATAACTTGGTAACTAAACCCTTCCACAATTAAATCCTTACATTAGTGTCATTGCAGCGTAAGTAAATCATTCTTTTCCTCATTTTGTGCAGTGCAAATGTGTTCTCAATTCTCCAGCTGCATGGCACTTTTCAGAGGTTGGCATAatcaatttttattacaaaaattagaatacatttaaaaaggggggggctacatgcaaaagagaaaaattaaaccATACACTCTAGTCAATAGCAATTCTTGCTCATGATTATACCTGCTCTCTGCGGTAATGAAACTTGCACTACAGCGAGCTTGCTGTCTCCTTTATGGAAAGATTATTTCCCAGCATTCCTGCTTACAGTTTATTTCCCATGGTTTGGCGTTCAACTGAGAATCAACTACATTTGTTAGGACGCCTTTGATAATCAGAGCCCCCCTCAATCAGATTAAAGGTTGTTCATTAAAGCCTCTGTGTGAAGTGCTTTTATTAAACAGGAAAAGAGCTGCTATCAAACAAATGTACACAAACATAACTTCTTACAAAAAATTGGATATTCCACTCTGCTAATAAAGACAATAAATAATATCCATGGAATATGAAGAAAAGATCTTAATTCTAGAAGTTTTGCCCAGTGTAAGAAGATCCTGGAATTTCTCTAATGAAAGCACCATATCCTTAGGGGAAGGGGACTGAAGAGCCttaagagaggagagagagagccaaTTTGTTTTTGCAATCATGCTGAAGTACATGGCATGGAGAGTTTGGTTCCATTCTCACTGCAAGTGTGGGATACCTTTAGAAGAAGGACACTTCTCACTCATGTTTAGAGTGGCATGTTCATAGCTCCTCTGCTGCAGGGTAGAGTATCAGTTCATCTACTTGTTTCTTATCTCGCTAGGTCAGGGTCAAGATTCTTTAGTTATTATAACTAAAGCATATTAAAAATGGAAAGTTCTGCATAAAGTTGGGTGTTTTTAGGGGTATTATGAaataaccatttatttaaaaaaagttcaggGGAACACAT encodes:
- the SPCS3 gene encoding signal peptidase complex subunit 3, translating into MNTVLSRANSLFAFSLSAMAALTFGCFITTAFKERSVPVRLAVSRVMLKNVEDFTGPRERSDLGFVTFDVTADLQTIFDWNVKELFLYLSAEYSTKNNALNQVVLWDKIILRGDSPKLLLKDMKSKYFFFDDGNGLKGNRNVTLTLSWNVVPNAGILPLVTGSGHVSVPFPDTYETAKSY